GACTTATGGGGTGGATTATTCTGACACTTTCTCTCCTATTGCTAAGTTAACCTCTGttcgtttatttatttctatggCAGCTACCTATAATTAGCCTTTGCACCAGCTGGATATCAAGAATGCATTTTTACATGGTGACCTTCAAGAGGAAGTTTACATGGAGCAACcacctggttttgttgctcagggggagtATGGAAAGGTGTGTTGGCTTCGCAAATCTTTGTATGGTTTGAAACAAAGTCCTCGTgcttggtttggaaaatttagTCAGGCAGTTCAAAGGTTTGGCATGATAAAGAGCAAATGTGATCATTCAGTTTTCTATAGACAGTCCGAAGCTAGTAGTATTCTTTTGGttgtatatgttgatgatatgatcaTTACTGGAAGCGATAATGTGGGAATTTCCTCTCTTAAATCATTTCTTCACACgcagtttcaaacaaaagatttagggGGGTTGAAGTATTTCTTGGGCATTGAAGTAACAAGAAGCAAGAAAGGCATCTTCCTATCTCAGAGGAAATATGTGCTTGACTTATTGACTGAGACAGGAAAATTGGGAGTCAAACCATGTAGCACTCCAATGGTTCCTAATCTACAGCTTACAAAAGATGGTGACCTGTTTGAAGAACCTGAGAAGTATAGAAGATTAGTGGGAAAGTTGAATTATCTTACAGTGACTCGTCCTGACATTGCATATTCTGTTAGTATTGTAAGTCAATTCATGTCATCTCCAACAGTCGATCATTGGACAGCGTTGGAGCAAATTTTGTGCTACTTAAAGGGTGCTCCTGGACGTGGTATATTGTATGGAAATCATGGTCACACTAATATTGAATGTTTTTCAGATGCAGATTGGGCAGGTTCCAAAGTAGATAGAAGATCCACCACTGgttattgtgtttttgttggaGGAAATTTGGTATCATGGAAGAGCAAGAAGCAGAGTGTTGTGTCCCGATCTAGTGCAGAATCAGAATATAGAGCTATGGCTCAGTCCGTGTGTGAGATAATGTGGGTATATCAACTCTTGACTGAAGTAGGTTTCCAGATGTCCTTACCAGCGCAATTATggtgtgataatcaagctgctCTTCATATTGCCTCTAATCCCGTGTTTCATGAacgaactaaacatattgagattgaTTGTCATTTCGTTCGAGAGAAGATTCAGCAGAACTTTATTTCTACAAGATATGTGAAGACTGGAGAACAGTTAGGGGATATTTTCACTAAGGCTGTAAATGGGGTTCggattgattatatttgtaacaagttGGGCATGATTAACATCTATGCTCcaacttgagggggagtgttacaGAATCTGTGAATATGTGCATTAGTAGATATAgagcttaattataggaattaatTATGGTAGACGCAGATTTTAGGATCTcaattataggaatcaaatagTCAGTTTCCTACTCTAGaatacctaatgtgtatatataaacgtATCTCtgtaatagtaaaaatatgaataaaaatatactctgaatttcagtttctacaGAAAGCAAAGCAACCACTGGAACATCAAAAGCAACTATTATGAACAATAAAGCACAACAGAATTGCATGGGTACATATATGCTTACTATTTCTTTTCTAATCTGCTCAAAGGTTTGCTTGTCTAGCTTGTCAATACTTGAACATATTGTTCTGAACTTTTCAGGAGGCACTCCACATATTTCCAGCATTCCATCTAGTAGCATTCTATGATTCAATTTTATCTGTAAAATGAAAATCATCAAATAATGAGGGAGCCGAAAACATTTAAGTTATGACAATATGCAAATGTATGTAGAAGTAGCTAGATTATCAAAaacttattaaagttaaaaataagtGTCTCTTCAACTGCCCAAATCCATTGAATCTAAACTTGCAGAATAAACACGTGCATATTCCATTAGCTGAATACTACTTTATAAATGTACATCTTTTGATCTCTTCTATTAATAAATTCCTTTGTTTTCAATCAGAAAAATGCTATTCATATACCAAGATCCATAAATCTAATATCATCAATTGTATTAAATGTTCCTAGAACGCTAGATGTGTATACACAGGTAAAATATCTCATACATGTGAGCAACATATCTAATTGCAAATCAACTCAAACATCCTAGAGGTCATGAGATAATCTCATGAAGCCTGATGTGCAGAAGCCagagaaaaaaatgtatacaGTTACTGAAACTTACCTCATAATCTCCAATATCTAGTTCTTCAAGCAGTTCTGTCAATATTTTAATGACTTCAAAGTCTGGCCCCATCCTTTCATATTGGCCAGCAATATCAAAGTCACATAGATAAAATTCACGAAATCTTCCTTTAGAAGGGTTATCTCTCCTATACACCTTAGCTATTTGATGCCTTTTCATGGAAGTAAGACCATTCATAGCCACATGCCGAGCAAATGGAACAGTCAAGTCATATCGCAGAGAACAAAGCTCACCACCCTGTAAACAAGTAGacaaaaaatgttataaactGACATACAACTTGGCTAGAATAGGATGATTGTGGTTGGAACAATATAATGTAATAAGGTATGAAAAACAAACCTTTGAATAAATCtccaatattaataaaaaaatatctgcCTTGATTGTCTTTGGCAGCCCTATTTATCCTAAGAGTAATGCTACGTGCACTAATAATAACTAGCAATTTAGGTATTAGTGATGATATGTCACCAtgcaattaaatattactttaatattaatttaaaattacacaatCACGTGGTGACGCATTATCATTGGTACTCAAATTACTACCCATTATaagtgtacatagttttattgttatactAGTTAGAAGAAACACTAACCTCAACtgaaaagtaaataaaagaatcctaaataaagtaaataagCAAAGTATCCTAAATAGCCCTAAATAGAGTATTAAATAAACTGTAaagctaaaatttaaaaaaaaaaaaaatttctattctAATTAGGATGCACTGCATCATAAACCCAACCATAGTCTACAGAAGGGGAATAGTAACGAAAGATGAATACAATAACAAACCCATTCAACTAATTAAACATAACAAAATCatcataacttatatattttttcaaagaatTATAAGTCAACAAAATTCCAACCTTTTTGCAATAAAAACCGAAACAATTTTTGTGCCAGAATCAGAAGTCCCAAATATATGACTGAGCTTAGGTTCTATAGCCTCAACTAGGCTTTTAGTTTTCCATTAAACCACCCTTTCATTTGACATATTAAGAGCAAAGAACACTCAAACagtatataagaaaataaaatccatTGAAGCAAAAATTTACTACATCGTGAGTGAAGgtataaagagataaaaaaatccaaataaggGCTACTTCTGAAAAATAATTCTAACTacataaacaagaaaaatgaatGCAGCTGATTTAACTAATAATCATGTACTTGGTCAGCAAGATCATAAATCAACTTCGAATCCTCTCCATATTTTCCTGTTAGGGTCTCTCTCAATTCAAAAACAGGAGTATCTAGGGCAGTGGCACCATGCCTCTTGAAAACTTCAGTTATGATTGAAAATGCTTTTTCTCTTATTGCCATTTGTTCTTTTGCAAAATCGCGAGTACCCTGCACAACCATGTGCAAATGTAAGAATGCTACAGATTCCAAAGCAAGCTCTACCATTCCAAGAATGAGGACATAAAAGATGTGAACAAATTAAGTTCATAGCTTTGCATTCAGCTACTAAACAATAAACTACAGAACTAACAGTTATGCAATGCTTGAACATATTTGACTTGAAATGCTTCATGCCACAGcattcaaattttttctctgttttcaCATGTCAAAGGATTCCAAGAATGAGGACATAAAAGATGTGAACAAATTAAGTTCATAGCTTTGCATTCAGCTACTAAACAATAAACTACAGAACTAACAGTTATGCAATGCTTGAACATATTTGACTTGAAATGCTTCATGCCACAGcattcaaattttttctctgttttcaCATGTCAAAGGATTAAAGATATCAAAATACAATACTTTAATTTTGACAATGTTCACagaatatgtataaaataacaataactgcaattaaaagaaaaacaatttttatctaATAACTCTCAACACAATTCTAACAATCTAAACCAAGACTACTCACAACTTAGTCAGTAATCCAAAGGCCCTTAACACAACAAATATTGCGAACTAATCAATACAAAACCATGAATTTATAAGTGGGATTTGCACAATTTTCAAACAAATGATTTTTCCAGCTTATCATGCATAGGAATATTTTCTGAATTGGCTCAATATTGCTCAATATTGCACTGTTGGGCCAACATTCGTTCATCAGCATGCATCTTAAAAAATATCCATCATGGGCTACAAATTGACTCCACATCATGAATGTATGAACTAAAACACAATGTCCTCCATGCATCCAATATCTAAACATGAAATGCCAAAGGGCAACAACACAACTAAATGCTTAATTATACtaaatttttctattcttttttggttgcaaaaatgctcaaattaaaaaatagttgaaaACACATTCATTACCTTAGGAAGCTTGGGAAGCCTTCTACTTTCATTACTCTCCACAATCTCTTTAACCTTTGCTACCAAACCATCAAAATCCGGGTCCTTCagatcaaaaaatgaaaaaatatccTCAATCAATTTCTCCAAAATCCCCAGACCCTTATTCTGCATCCTATCCTTAATTAATTGCACAATCACCCCAGTTCCCTTACCCAAAaccaccttcttcttcttcttctcactCTTCTTATCCCCTCCTACATCCCCTCCATTCACCTTCTGACCCAGCAACTCCCCACCTTCAAGTGCAGCAAATGCAATCACAGCCTCCCACGCCACAATCTTCAACACAAGCTCCAACAAGGAATTTGCCTCATGAACAAACTTCACATAATCCTCCTCCAAATGTGCATCCAAAACCAACTTATACAAACTCCTCAAACTATCCCAGCTCAAACCACCCTTCTCAACCAAACTCCTCAGTTCATCGCTGTCAACCTTACTCAAACTCATTTTTGCACGGAACAAACTACTTTCACCTACATTCTTAACTGCAGATACCAATGCCATCACATTGGCACCCAAGGCCTTCCCAGTCCCACCAATCCCAACTCTCACACCCGAATTCAACTCAATCCTCGTGCTTGAATGCACTAATTTAACTACCTCCCTTAACTTCCCATTAATTTTCGGAATTTCCAAAACCTCTTCACTCTTTACTTTCCCCACTAACTTAGACCCATTAAGCAACACTTTCAAGTCCCCAGCAATCGCAATCTCCTCCTTTGCAGTGAACCCATCTCCCGAATCAATCGAATTGAAAGCCATCACGTCAGCACCAGACGCCTCACACGACAAAGCCGCCACTGCATCAACAATGGTCGACAAAGCCGTCGATTTATAATCCAAAACCGCACAAACACCACACAATGCACATGGCAAATTCAATTTCTCCAACAAAGTCCTCTCATTTTCACTCACCTCAACATGTTCACTCCCAATCTTATCACTTCCAGAATTTAGGGTCTCCGAAATGCGAACCGGAAGAACCGCACGGACATCAGAACCGGACTGAACTGAAAGGAGCTTGTTGAGAAGGACGGTGAGGGAAGCGCGGGACTCTTCTAGAGTTAGGGTTTGGTGAAGGGGGATTTGATAGTTGGTGAAAGGTGGCGGATCCTGATTTGGCGGCGGGGAAGAGAGACGATCGAGGGCCGAGGAGTCGAGGCGCACGTGAGTGAGGGAGGTGGAGACATAGAAGACAGAGGAAGAGGTGAGGGATGCGCCTTTGCCGCCAAGAGTTATCAGGGAGGTTGAGCCTCTCTCCGCCATGGTTGAATTGAAGCTTGGAGAGAGGAAATAAAAATGGAGCGAGCGCGCGATAGTGTGAAAGATTTAGCGCACTGGTAGTGCGTGTAGTGGGGTGTTGTCTTTTTGCATGAGAACGACGACgctttatatatgtttttgtgtAGGCCTTAGGGTTTTTGCATTTACGAATTCTCTTGATGTGATAcgttaaaattagtttaaacagggcaattaattaaaatagtttttgtaAGTTGTCAATTTTCACCATGATTGGTAATCTGATCTAATATCatacattataatataaaaaaaatcaaattaagattaagttttctttcaacaaaattaaatttaagttaatctgatatgatttgaaattaaatcaaaatgttGTAAGATTGAAACAAGAGTAACtaagaattaatattaaatatttagagaaatattattttagtaaaattagtttcctataaattaaagaaatgttaAAGGATAAGTCTCAATGataattgaaatctttatatattacatataattatatttttatatagttataattactcatattattcttgatttttatttaaaaattttattttattatttggtattgAGAATGTGATttggttattaaaattagtgacaaattttaaaaattttaatatataaattttaaactatttataaataaggcaaaatattatattgtatatattattaaatgtagGTTAAAAGTAAATTGGTAAATAAATTACAACataaaaaacacttaaaagagtgaaaaataattgataattttggttcaatttgaattgtgtCAGGTTAACCTAAATATTAAAGGGTTGagttagagttaaaaaattttgatactattttaattcaatctaagttagagttgataatcttttatctgaaatatgaattaatataatatgagtATGATATGATAACTCAAACTGTCAGTTTAACCAAATCAATAAGAACTTTACAAATTATACGCGTATatcttagaaaataaaataatacaaactgTCAGGTTTACCCTCATCTAATGTCCACTCAACCATAAACATAATCAAAcacaaaaatacaaacaaaatgaccaaatttCGTATGAGACATGCTTGTGGGTGTTACAGTAGGATTTGATATGCATGTTAGTCAAACATTAGGAAGCCATTACTCAAGATTGTTTATCTATGCTTATGAAACTTAAGGAGTGTACACCAATGCATCAACCAAAATAAAGGTATAGGGAAGAGTTTTAAGTCATGCTCGTACATGGTTTAAGAAATGACACGATTAACCTTATGTTGTGTGTTGAAATAGGGATAAGATTAGAAAGACCTTTTTAGAGGAAAATTTAGATAATTAGCTAATCAAATGTGTTTGActatatgaaaaatgatatagatTGTGATTGAAgcaaatttggatcaaatttagGAAAGTCAAGAATAATGATATAGATTGTGAGATGGTTTgctattaataatttatgagattgagtattataatttaattgtatttacacctttttgcatgctgCATATAGAAAAGTTTTAATCATGCTAAAGTTCGTTGTGTGTGTTAATTAAAAGCTTAAGTAAACACGTATATTTCGTATAGGGGTACATATTTAGAGAGaggtattataagatattaggTTTAGTTCGGGTGATAAAGCTTAATTAGATTGTAAATATGTTTTCTAGAATCGCAAGTGtactttgtatgtttttagGTCTCAAGGGCTGGAGagtgatatttttttatgaaaagtGAGGTTAAGGAAGATATTATGACAAGTGAGAGAAATTGTGTGGAGAATTGGTGTTAAAATGAAGAAGACAAAGATTTTAAGATGGAATTCgcaaaaatttgataattccCCAACAAAAAAGCAAAGTGTCATGGCACAAGAATTGTAGAAAAATTACAGAAGCATAATGTCATGGTagtagaaattaaatttgtgttGCAGCCTGTTTAAGACAAAAGATCAATGTTGCATTCCAAAAATAATCCATTTAGGATTCTTACAAGACACTTGTGCTTGACCTAGACCTATAAATAACACCTTTTTTAGCAAAATAAAAGAGAGAGCCGTGGAAGATAAAAAAGATTACAagcaattaagaaaaaaaggaatATGAAGCAAAGTCATTGTTAACTTGGGCTAAGTCTTTTGATCACggttatctttatttttttttttttttgggcaaaaggactatttttcatccaaagtATGTTATTATCTGAAGTTTtctcttgttaattttgaaaatctcatttacccactcatagatagttaaaattaatggtttcaaaggtaaaatcatcattttatctataatattaaaaataaattaaaatttaatctcgtTTTCcccttaaaaccctaaaaactaatcatttcccccttagaccaagttttaaaaaatggcattccCCACCCCCCAGGGTTTAGTTCTCAATCCCTAAAGCCAAATCTAGCGCTATTGCCGGTGACAAAGCTTCCCCGACGCATCACCGTGCTTCAACGGTCTCTCTCCTATCCTCTGGAATGTTGATCAATGCAAATCTGAcctgaaaagatgaaaaacttcgTCAGATTTGACATTGggtattgaaaactaaaccctagagggggaatgccatttttttaaacttggcttAGGGGGAAAATTgctagtttttagggtttaagggggaaaaaagagaaaaaaattttaagaggttaagattccgttaattttaaccattcatgagtaggtaaatgaaattttcaaagttaacagaggAAAACTTGAGATAACAACATAATTTGGGTGGGACTAAGTCCTAtggcccttttttttttgtcagaaCTGTTCATGTTTTTATTCTTCATGAGTAACTAAATTCTTGTGATTGAGGGGgatttcaaaaccctaattatattatgtgatttttaacaaaaataatactttcttcctttcaaatcTCTCTACTATGTGTTTGTTCTTTGTGTGAGTGAGAGAtggattatttaattttttgaatgtgCAATTAAGTAGCTAggttaattcattaaaaatccAATCTAGGATCTTTAAGTATGTTATCACTTAAGTAATCTagataataaatgataaatcattTACGGTAAGGCTAATCACTTAAATACACTAAATCAAGCTTATAAGTTTTAGCATTAATTCAGTAGATTTATTACTACTAAatgcatttattaatttaaatgtaGAAAGCTTatattaagttaattaattaatgaatagaGAATTAAATTAAGGACTTCTTTGATTCAATGATACCATAAGGAAGGGTTGGACTACTGAATCAATAATAACTTTGGAACTGAAatggttgacaataatttagaaaacattATTGTTGcatgtcataatatgattagTTGTGGCGGCTGATCTATTGATcgtgtttatattatattttataatctattttattttgttgcatTGGATATTAGGCTTATTCGTTTTATAGTTAGATTGTTATTTGAAATCCCTATTGCAAGTTGGTTTCAAAAATCCTTTGCGGAAAAAGACCCTTAAAGGCTATTTGGTTTGTGttatagaaagattatcttaataatttatcttttattaattatattattttatttaatttctcaataataaaatattaagaactaataatgatgtaatagataatataggtggtaatctgattactgtCTCCACCTTagctattaaaatattagtggggtaattttgattttattacaattttattttggtttattaattttttattactaaaatgccttcacttttaataaatataataagtaatatgaaatatattttaaaataattatatcaaaaaattttaattaaaataagtattattttattttcttgaattaaacataatcattatttatatttattaaattttatcaaatataataattatttatatataataactttttaaataatttatttttaaaataaatttttatttttatgataaaatatttcttaaataaattatgttttcatttatattataccTATAAACACTATAATGATAGTATATTTAGCAAGGAATGActagataatgtatcattttcACATGATTGACGACTGGAGATTGAGTTTAGTGAAGTTTTTTATCGTCCGTGTTTTCCTTTATCATTTAGGTTTTCTATGTGAAATTGTAAGTTATTATGCCGTTTATTTTGTGCCtcatttgttatttattgtccGGGCATTTTATAATAAGACAAATCTCGcctaaaatatattgttttttcaaaatcttatcttttaattttaaaaatttcaaatatctatttataaataggtaaatctattaattttaaagataaaatttttattttatctgtaatattaaaaataaattaaaatttaatatcttataaaattcCAATCGACAAAGATCTTGTCAaagaaaatgattgttttttcaaatcaagacgagatcttcatctttatttttttagatgaaATCTTTACTGATAAGAGTTTCAAAGGAGGAGAGAAACTGTTGAAATATAATGATACATTGAAAATTCTTTGTCACTAATGATAACATCaaatattgaaaactaaatcttaaTAGGAGGAAtgtcaatatttaaaatttggtttaggagaaaacttttaactttagaaaacgtttgatttgggtaatattttattaccaaaatagaaaaattaccttgaagatagattacttaaaagattactggacataaataattattatgcttgataaaatttgataggtataaataattattatgtttggttaaaggtaataaaagattactagtaaattattttacttaaatacctttgactataattatttttaaatatttttttatattatttatcatattaattaaaaataaatttatttttgtcttaaaaaactaataaataataacataattataataaaatcaagatggtaatctttaaatacctaaggtgaatgtggtaatcagattaccacctatattatctgtcacgtcagtattagtaatagaagattactgtaatattttattattgataaaccaaacaaaagaataaaagatagattactaaagtaatatttaaaaactgaaaccaaacgATCCCTTAGggtttaaaagagaaaaaaatattaaattttaaaaattagagttttattaattttaattatcaataaataaataaattaaaattttaaaattaaaagataaaaactcgAGAGTGCCGCAAACTTTAGGTAGGAAAAACTCCTTTGGCCTAACACAAAATCAAATCGTAAGTTTCAGATAAGAAGTAGCGTAAGGCTAACTGAAAGGTCCAAGAAGAAAGCTCGTCAGATGAAgtcattaatcttttataaatataattttgatattatatggATTTAGTATTATTCATTATGTTACGTGTTGGTGTAGAATTCTATGGGGCCGCTTTATTTTATAggccaaatgaatattttcacCGTGAAGAATAGatgtaaattcaattttttatctattaattataaaaaaatttaaaaatttatttatttattaaatttaatattattattattattattaagagtaaaatgatcgcttaaaaatttaatttaaattcatattttgaattactctcaaattttgaaatctttatttttatcttctaatatcatattttttagatttaaaaatcgcTTCGCATCCCCTctcaaaaaaaattagggttataaaactatcattttttgcAATAAACAATCACCCCCctagagttttaaaaatcttagttttaCCCTCCATTCAACTTCGGTTTTCAGATTTTCAACTTTAACAACTAACCATTGTCACCAGTCATCAGTTCTCTCCCTCTATCTCCTCAATCGATTGGTCTTCCCTCTTTGATCATCTTCATATGAAGAGATCAGTCTTCCTTCTCTGATGAAGATGGCCAAAGAGGGAAGACTAGTTGATTAGGAAGACGAAAGGGAGTGAGCCCCTGGCATGTGATAATGGTTGGTCATTAGAGATAAAATCTGGAAACCAAAGTTGAATAAGGGTTAAActgagattttttaaaactttaggggCTGCTATTTATTACAAAGAATGCGAGTTTTGCAACCCTATATTTGGAGAGAGGGGggaaatcaatttttaaacttaaaaaatatgaggttagaaagtagaaataaaatttttaaaatttgaaagtaattaaaaatatgagtttaaataaaatttttaaataacaattttatccctgataataataataaaatttaatagatgataaatattttaatttttgataattagtagtaaaaaaattagatttgcaTCAAACattggatgaaaaataatcatttggcctattttattattatttgaataacttTAAGTTAAGCGCCTTATTTTCACcctagttttaatttattgataaatttttatcaattaatttaaaaaatgataaacatccaccaatcaattaatattgttaacaaattttatcagtaataaagattaaaaagacAATTTACGCGACACCAAACCCTAGTCAGTTATGTATTTctttaaataagttttttcaAATGGTGGGAAATGCAAAGGCACGCATGTGTAtttattggatttttaaaaaaaattatctttctaTATTGCAAATTCTTCGTTTACTTCACTTTTTCTATATTCTGTCTCTacaatgatttttcttttaacgTCAAAagtattattcttatttaaggTTTACTTTTTTCCTATATtcaaatctattaatttttaaaaactaaatactcatttatatattaaaatttactattattatcaatgataaaattattatttcaagattttatttgaaaaaaataatttatccctattttctactttaattttaaaaactaacaattttctacttagttttaaaaagttatttttttactcTCACCATCAAGggttcttaaaattttcatattttagggtTAAAGTTGTctcctcaaaatttaaaacattacaCTTACACCCATAAAAATTCATTCTATTTTTTGATGATTCACTCCGATATATCATCAACTTCGATGGTTTTTCAATgcaaaaaccataaaaaatataatcaaaatgatCAGATTTATCACACAAATCTGTGCGTTAGTTGATGCATAGATCCTCACAACAAATTTGACTATTTTGATCAGATTTTTTATGGCTTTTGTGCCAAGAAACCACTGAGGACAGAGAGGTGGTGCTACTGGAGTAAATGACTGTAAAGAATGGTCATCAGAAAGAGAGAATGAATTTTTTAGAGTGCAAGtgcaatatttttaattttaaggaaaCGATTGTTAACCCTAGAAACCCTAGAGGTGGGGGtgaaaaa
This is a stretch of genomic DNA from Mangifera indica cultivar Alphonso chromosome 11, CATAS_Mindica_2.1, whole genome shotgun sequence. It encodes these proteins:
- the LOC123229266 gene encoding histidine--tRNA ligase, cytoplasmic-like — its product is MAERGSTSLITLGGKGASLTSSSVFYVSTSLTHVRLDSSALDRLSSPPPNQDPPPFTNYQIPLHQTLTLEESRASLTVLLNKLLSVQSGSDVRAVLPVRISETLNSGSDKIGSEHVEVSENERTLLEKLNLPCALCGVCAVLDYKSTALSTIVDAVAALSCEASGADVMAFNSIDSGDGFTAKEEIAIAGDLKVLLNGSKLVGKVKSEEVLEIPKINGKLREVVKLVHSSTRIELNSGVRVGIGGTGKALGANVMALVSAVKNVGESSLFRAKMSLSKVDSDELRSLVEKGGLSWDSLRSLYKLVLDAHLEEDYVKFVHEANSLLELVLKIVAWEAVIAFAALEGGELLGQKVNGGDVGGDKKSEKKKKKVVLGKGTGVIVQLIKDRMQNKGLGILEKLIEDIFSFFDLKDPDFDGLVAKVKEIVESNESRRLPKLPKGTRDFAKEQMAIREKAFSIITEVFKRHGATALDTPVFELRETLTGKYGEDSKLIYDLADQGGELCSLRYDLTVPFARHVAMNGLTSMKRHQIAKVYRRDNPSKGRFREFYLCDFDIAGQYERMGPDFEVIKILTELLEELDIGDYEIKLNHRMLLDGMLEICGVPPEKFRTICSSIDKLDKQTFEQIRKEIVEEKGLTVEAATKIGTFVKERGSPLVLLSKLKQEGSKFLENSSSKVALDDLEILFQALEKSKCVDKVVFDLSLARGLDYYTGVIYEAVFKGETQVGSIAAGGRYDNLIGMFGTKQVPAVGVSLGIERVFTIMEQLQKERNQTIRATETQVLVALLGDKLPQAAELVSELWNAKVKAEFMVHKKVMKLIDRARESKIPWMVIVGERELNEGIVKLKNIDTTVEETISRSKFVEELQRRLNL